From one Paludisphaera rhizosphaerae genomic stretch:
- a CDS encoding PD40 domain-containing protein — MSSSLAGLAHVLSVALVAATPVAPVEWSRDSRWIAYTTVESSDATALPSGWMLAPGGVPDATHSAPVVPQRIYRIWATEIKSGESVLIEESPQPLSSPSWVASGRTLVYGRFNPTEGEGGSTQHGRFEVVVRSGLDRRQTIAVEADLELNAEDRVAIARQKLAPSPDGRRVAVPRPGAVAGLWLVNLTDGRTALTLDGAFAPAWSPDGRRMAFLKEIPVPEAEPAVQVHLLTAIGGSDQVLRVNASALTASLLAWGQDGQSLMMIAGPGGGAFRTRNVSLVRVGLEGGYATPVSTLESISPTNVPGRMRGPATMGGDPRPRSARVDLTMDAEQDQGVCLINDGQEQVMRWCSLVGQNTYDRFHPLDSGLQLGAPAISPDGLNLAFRVDDGGGAGLVALFDLTTKETIPVAPDLSSRRRWLDRLASCALDLLQTWLPSPTGDGEGVRATVLPILGELGGFHPRQFRLKRLAKFASGPLTSPPAAPEDGLEDFRLFFAYLAQDYDAAERLLAAVESTAETPRDRLRWMCLRAQILMSKGEVGRARGIVSYLERETRGSRSSIEETAGGYSLAAVADPTNAWATHLETIAGDGTLQRTGKSTNELGSHGETADAINLGGWAPAPDQMPIAPFAPNPNGLAVPPDEFGIIPFRRRLPNLGDAPPPPLDIQPPGMLPRFTPPPVPGLRVVPLEVQP, encoded by the coding sequence ATGTCGTCGAGTCTCGCAGGACTCGCACACGTTCTATCGGTCGCGCTCGTCGCGGCGACCCCCGTGGCTCCGGTCGAGTGGTCCCGCGACAGCCGCTGGATCGCCTACACGACGGTAGAGAGCTCAGACGCCACCGCCCTGCCCTCAGGCTGGATGCTCGCGCCGGGCGGCGTACCCGACGCGACGCACTCGGCTCCCGTCGTCCCGCAAAGGATCTACCGGATCTGGGCGACCGAGATTAAGAGCGGGGAATCGGTCCTGATCGAGGAGTCTCCCCAGCCGCTCTCGTCGCCGAGTTGGGTCGCCTCCGGCCGGACCCTCGTCTACGGCCGATTCAACCCAACCGAGGGCGAAGGGGGATCGACTCAGCATGGTCGATTCGAGGTGGTCGTGCGATCGGGCCTGGACCGCAGACAGACGATCGCCGTCGAGGCCGACCTGGAACTCAACGCTGAGGACCGCGTCGCGATCGCACGTCAGAAACTCGCCCCCAGTCCGGACGGCCGCCGGGTGGCCGTCCCCCGACCGGGAGCCGTCGCCGGCCTGTGGTTGGTGAACCTGACGGACGGCCGAACCGCCCTGACGCTCGATGGAGCCTTCGCGCCGGCGTGGTCTCCCGATGGGCGGCGGATGGCGTTCCTGAAGGAAATCCCCGTTCCCGAAGCCGAGCCGGCGGTTCAGGTGCATCTCCTCACCGCGATTGGAGGGAGCGACCAGGTTCTGCGCGTCAACGCCTCGGCTCTGACCGCGTCGCTGCTGGCCTGGGGCCAGGACGGCCAGTCGCTCATGATGATCGCTGGACCGGGCGGAGGAGCGTTCCGAACGAGGAACGTCAGCCTCGTTCGCGTCGGGCTTGAGGGGGGCTATGCGACGCCCGTCTCGACGCTGGAATCGATCTCGCCGACGAACGTCCCGGGCCGCATGCGAGGGCCTGCCACTATGGGAGGAGATCCCCGACCTCGCTCGGCCCGGGTCGACCTGACCATGGACGCCGAACAGGACCAGGGCGTTTGCCTCATCAACGACGGGCAGGAACAGGTCATGCGCTGGTGCAGCCTGGTCGGTCAGAACACCTACGACCGGTTCCACCCCCTGGATAGCGGACTGCAGCTTGGCGCGCCGGCGATCTCGCCGGACGGCCTGAATCTGGCGTTCCGGGTGGATGACGGCGGTGGTGCGGGCCTTGTCGCCTTGTTCGATCTTACGACCAAGGAAACCATCCCCGTCGCCCCGGATCTGTCGAGCCGCCGCCGATGGCTGGACCGCCTTGCGTCGTGCGCCTTGGATCTCCTGCAGACCTGGCTCCCGTCGCCGACCGGCGATGGCGAAGGCGTGCGAGCGACGGTCCTGCCGATCCTCGGCGAGTTGGGCGGCTTCCACCCCCGGCAGTTCCGATTGAAACGGCTGGCGAAGTTCGCCTCTGGTCCGCTGACGTCTCCCCCCGCCGCCCCAGAAGACGGACTTGAAGACTTCCGCCTCTTCTTCGCCTACCTCGCCCAGGACTACGACGCCGCCGAGCGGCTTCTGGCCGCCGTCGAATCCACGGCCGAAACGCCTCGCGACCGACTCCGATGGATGTGTCTTCGCGCCCAGATTCTGATGAGCAAGGGGGAAGTCGGCCGAGCGCGTGGGATCGTGAGTTATCTCGAACGGGAGACCCGTGGTTCGCGGTCGTCGATTGAGGAGACGGCGGGTGGTTATTCCCTGGCCGCCGTCGCCGACCCCACGAACGCCTGGGCGACGCATCTGGAAACGATCGCCGGCGACGGCACCCTCCAGAGAACGGGTAAGAGCACCAACGAACTGGGATCTCACGGAGAAACGGCGGACGCCATCAACCTTGGCGGCTGGGCTCCGGCTCCCGACCAGATGCCCATCGCCCCCTTCGCACCCAACCCGAACGGCCTCGCCGTCCCTCCGGACGAGTTCGGAATCATCCCCTTCCGGCGGAGGTTGCCAAACCTGGGGGACGCCCCCCCGCCCCCTCTGGACATTCAGCCGCCGGGGATGCTCCCACGTTTCACGCCGCCCCCGGTTCCCGGCCTCCGCGTGGTCCCGCTCGAAGTCCAACCGTAG
- a CDS encoding 3-hydroxyacyl-ACP dehydratase FabZ family protein, with protein sequence MRFVLIDRIVDVQPGRSLHAVKNLSLAEEYLADHFPGFPVMPGVLMLEALTQAGAWLLRDMEDFANSIILLKQAKTIKYGSFVEPGRQLELKVELISDAAPDATFKAVGVIDGQEMVKGRIILTRYNLRDKNPHLHATDASIVAGLRDLYATLRKGSVGARAISRTPEPAGVKLI encoded by the coding sequence ATGCGTTTCGTCCTGATCGACCGGATCGTCGACGTTCAACCCGGCCGTTCGCTGCACGCCGTCAAGAACCTGTCGCTCGCCGAGGAATATCTGGCCGACCACTTCCCTGGATTTCCGGTTATGCCCGGGGTCCTGATGCTGGAGGCTCTGACTCAGGCCGGCGCGTGGCTCCTTCGGGACATGGAAGACTTCGCGAACAGCATCATTCTGCTGAAGCAGGCCAAGACGATCAAGTACGGAAGCTTCGTCGAACCTGGTCGGCAGCTTGAACTTAAGGTCGAGCTGATCTCCGACGCCGCCCCCGACGCCACGTTCAAGGCCGTCGGCGTGATCGACGGCCAGGAGATGGTCAAGGGCCGGATCATCCTGACCAGATACAACCTCCGCGACAAGAACCCGCATCTGCACGCGACCGACGCTTCGATTGTGGCTGGGCTTCGCGATCTTTACGCCACCTTGCGCAAAGGATCGGTCGGCGCCCGCGCGATCTCTCGGACGCCAGAGCCTGCGGGCGTCAAGCTCATCTGA
- a CDS encoding acyl carrier protein, whose translation MPAYEEIFDKVQSTLVDALGVDEEDVTRESTLQGDLGAESIDFLDIVFRLERNFGIKIPRGELFPENLVADPEWIADGKLTPKGVSELKARLPFADLSKFEADPDVEKMGDLYTVDMLVHYVQSKLAA comes from the coding sequence ATGCCCGCATACGAAGAAATCTTCGACAAGGTCCAGTCCACGCTCGTCGACGCTCTTGGCGTGGACGAAGAGGACGTCACTCGCGAATCGACCCTCCAGGGCGATCTGGGAGCCGAGTCGATCGACTTCCTCGACATCGTTTTCCGTCTCGAGCGGAACTTCGGGATCAAGATCCCCCGCGGCGAGCTCTTCCCGGAGAACCTGGTCGCCGATCCCGAGTGGATCGCCGACGGCAAGCTCACGCCGAAGGGCGTCTCCGAGCTGAAGGCCCGCCTGCCGTTCGCCGACCTCTCGAAGTTCGAGGCTGATCCGGACGTCGAGAAGATGGGCGATCTGTACACGGTCGACATGCTCGTCCATTACGTCCAGAGCAAGCTGGCCGCCTGA
- a CDS encoding 3-hydroxyacyl-ACP dehydratase FabZ family protein has protein sequence MRWIWIDKFTEFRSGQFARAIKNLTLAEEHLHDHFPGFPVMPASLIIEGLAQTGGILVGEASGFAEKVVLAKLPRVEFFGVACAGDQLTYEVTLTDLRSEGAVVDAKAFLNGELLCDAEIVFAHLDNTRANQIFGPKNFVFTQQLLGVLDLAKAQQRAKEQADASADGQANGEPTTPTPPQG, from the coding sequence ATGCGATGGATCTGGATCGATAAATTCACGGAGTTCCGGAGCGGTCAGTTCGCGCGAGCGATCAAGAACCTGACCCTTGCCGAGGAACACCTGCACGACCACTTCCCGGGATTTCCGGTCATGCCCGCCTCCCTCATCATCGAGGGGCTGGCGCAGACGGGGGGCATCCTGGTGGGCGAAGCCAGCGGCTTCGCGGAGAAGGTCGTGCTCGCCAAGCTCCCTCGCGTCGAGTTCTTCGGCGTCGCCTGCGCCGGCGACCAGTTGACCTACGAGGTGACGCTCACCGATCTGCGGTCCGAAGGGGCTGTCGTCGACGCCAAGGCGTTCCTGAACGGCGAACTCCTCTGCGACGCCGAGATCGTTTTCGCGCACCTGGACAATACACGGGCCAACCAGATTTTCGGCCCCAAGAACTTCGTTTTCACCCAGCAGCTCCTTGGGGTCCTGGACCTCGCCAAGGCGCAACAGCGGGCCAAAGAGCAGGCGGACGCGTCCGCCGATGGTCAGGCCAACGGCGAGCCCACCACGCCGACTCCCCCCCAGGGTTGA
- a CDS encoding beta-ketoacyl-[acyl-carrier-protein] synthase family protein, whose protein sequence is MVGLERRVVITGLGFVTPLGDTPETLWERISAGQGALRRIEEFPVAGLPNDVVAEIRGFDFIKGYALPKFRKTLAKSRKYMARDIQLAVAAAQRAMSDAGLVDGGVDPTRIGIDLGAGLISTDLDELAPAITMATEKTGQFEFPVWGKEAIGVIEPIWLLKYLPNMLACHISILMDCQGPSNTITEADSSSNLAIAEAARIIARGKADVMITGGADSKIHPLSLTRMALYNTMSRWEGEPSAGLRPFDARRDGTLPGEGAGILIIEELGHALRRGAKIHGEILGAGSGCDAVPTGGLDPQGGGTEIAVKAALREARIKPEDVGHVNAHGAGFKVGDLAEARAFERVFGKGAVPVTGLKGYLGNIASGAGAVELISSLVGVNRGLIPPTLNCEEVDPACHVDVVTAAPRPTDNPIFVNTNVTINGQASAVVVKGGPIAPEG, encoded by the coding sequence ATGGTTGGTCTTGAACGCCGCGTGGTCATCACCGGTCTGGGATTCGTGACGCCCCTGGGCGATACGCCAGAGACGCTCTGGGAGCGGATCTCCGCCGGCCAGGGTGCGCTTCGGCGGATCGAAGAGTTCCCCGTCGCGGGGCTCCCCAACGACGTCGTCGCTGAGATCCGGGGCTTCGACTTCATCAAGGGCTACGCCCTACCCAAGTTCCGCAAGACGCTGGCCAAGAGCCGCAAGTACATGGCCCGCGACATCCAGCTCGCGGTGGCTGCGGCCCAACGCGCCATGAGCGACGCGGGACTCGTGGACGGCGGCGTCGATCCGACGCGGATCGGCATCGACCTGGGCGCCGGCCTGATCTCGACGGACCTCGACGAGCTGGCTCCGGCCATCACGATGGCCACCGAGAAGACGGGCCAGTTCGAGTTCCCCGTCTGGGGAAAGGAAGCCATCGGCGTCATCGAGCCGATCTGGCTTCTGAAGTACCTGCCCAACATGCTGGCCTGTCACATCTCGATCCTGATGGACTGCCAGGGGCCCAGCAACACGATCACGGAGGCGGACTCGTCCTCCAACCTCGCCATCGCCGAGGCCGCCCGGATCATCGCCCGCGGCAAGGCTGACGTGATGATCACCGGCGGGGCCGACTCCAAGATCCATCCGCTCAGTCTGACCCGGATGGCCCTGTACAACACGATGTCGCGCTGGGAAGGAGAGCCCTCCGCGGGCCTCCGCCCGTTCGACGCTCGCCGCGACGGCACGCTTCCCGGCGAGGGGGCTGGCATTCTGATCATCGAGGAACTTGGTCACGCCCTTCGACGCGGGGCCAAGATCCACGGCGAGATCCTCGGCGCCGGTTCGGGCTGCGACGCCGTTCCGACCGGGGGGCTGGACCCGCAGGGCGGGGGGACCGAGATCGCGGTCAAGGCCGCACTCCGCGAGGCTCGTATCAAGCCCGAGGACGTCGGCCACGTCAACGCCCACGGCGCGGGCTTCAAGGTTGGCGACCTCGCCGAGGCTCGGGCCTTTGAGCGGGTCTTCGGCAAGGGTGCTGTGCCGGTCACCGGCCTGAAGGGCTACCTGGGGAACATCGCGTCGGGAGCGGGGGCTGTCGAGCTGATCTCCAGCCTCGTCGGCGTGAACCGGGGCCTGATCCCCCCCACGCTCAACTGCGAAGAGGTCGATCCGGCGTGCCACGTCGACGTCGTGACGGCCGCTCCCCGGCCGACCGACAATCCCATCTTTGTTAACACCAACGTCACCATCAACGGGCAGGCCTCGGCCGTCGTGGTCAAGGGCGGGCCGATCGCCCCCGAGGGCTGA
- a CDS encoding beta-ketoacyl-[acyl-carrier-protein] synthase family protein gives MRRVVVTGMGMVTPVGGDVESTWQALLAGKSGVGPISHFDARTFPTRIAAEVKDFDLSRYLDDADRWAEYSRNTRFALAAGKMAMDDSGLTECQDLDRSRFGVYLGAGEGQQDFGRFVKLVYKCTKGVGDSHLKVSESEFTRLGVDNLHVRHESEQEPGTPAAHLAARFGARGANSNCLTACAASSQAIGEAYEMIRHDCADVMLSGGTHSMIHPFGVTGFILLTALSTRNDEPQKASRPFDRERDGFIIGEGAGMLVLEELEHAKARGAKIYGELVGYGSTADAFRITDSHEDGRGAIACLREALDGAGLAPEQIDYINAHGTSTSVNDSVETLAIKKTFGETAYKVPISSTKSMMGHLIAAAGSVEAIVCLLTIRDGVLPPTINLDNPDPDCDLDYIPHEARKKHVDVALSNSFGFGGQNITLILKRYTD, from the coding sequence ATGCGGCGGGTCGTCGTCACAGGAATGGGAATGGTCACCCCGGTCGGCGGGGACGTTGAGTCGACCTGGCAGGCGCTGCTGGCCGGCAAGAGCGGCGTCGGGCCGATCTCGCACTTCGACGCTCGCACCTTCCCGACCCGGATTGCCGCCGAGGTGAAGGATTTCGACCTCTCGCGGTATCTCGACGACGCCGACCGCTGGGCCGAATACTCGCGGAACACGCGGTTCGCCCTGGCCGCCGGCAAGATGGCGATGGACGACTCGGGGCTGACCGAGTGTCAGGACCTGGACCGTTCGCGGTTCGGCGTCTATCTCGGCGCGGGCGAGGGGCAGCAGGACTTCGGCCGATTCGTCAAGCTCGTCTACAAGTGCACGAAGGGAGTGGGCGACTCCCATCTGAAGGTCTCCGAGTCGGAGTTCACCCGGCTGGGCGTCGACAACCTGCACGTCAGGCACGAATCCGAGCAGGAACCGGGCACGCCGGCCGCTCACCTGGCAGCTCGGTTCGGCGCTCGGGGAGCGAACTCGAACTGCCTCACGGCCTGCGCCGCCAGCTCGCAGGCGATCGGCGAGGCGTACGAGATGATCCGCCACGACTGCGCCGACGTGATGCTCTCGGGCGGCACTCATAGCATGATCCACCCTTTCGGCGTCACGGGCTTCATCCTGCTTACGGCTCTCTCGACTCGCAACGACGAGCCCCAGAAGGCGAGCCGCCCGTTCGATCGCGAGCGTGATGGATTCATCATCGGCGAAGGGGCGGGCATGCTCGTGCTCGAGGAGCTTGAGCACGCCAAGGCTCGGGGCGCGAAGATCTACGGCGAGCTTGTCGGCTACGGCTCCACGGCCGACGCGTTTCGGATCACTGACAGTCACGAAGACGGCCGCGGGGCGATCGCCTGCCTGCGTGAGGCTCTCGACGGCGCTGGGTTGGCTCCCGAACAGATCGACTATATCAACGCTCACGGGACCAGCACGTCGGTCAACGATTCCGTTGAGACCCTGGCGATCAAGAAGACCTTCGGTGAGACCGCCTATAAGGTCCCCATCTCGAGCACCAAGAGCATGATGGGCCACCTGATCGCCGCCGCCGGCAGCGTCGAGGCCATCGTCTGCCTCCTGACGATTCGCGACGGCGTCCTCCCTCCCACGATCAACCTGGACAACCCCGACCCCGACTGCGACCTCGACTACATTCCCCACGAGGCTCGTAAGAAGCACGTCGACGTCGCGCTTTCCAACAGCTTCGGCTTCGGCGGCCAGAACATCACCCTCATCTTGAAACGCTACACCGACTGA